A segment of the Ochotona princeps isolate mOchPri1 chromosome 16, mOchPri1.hap1, whole genome shotgun sequence genome:
GTTCAGCTTGTTGGCTGggcagctgctaggctatctccGTCACTGGCAAATCATGCTGCTACCAGTCCTAAGACGGGTACCCAGGATGGTCACTGCAGCTGCCCTGGTCCCCCCTCTACCCACCCCTACCACAGGGCTTCACAGACATCACCCCAAAGCAGGGCAGTAAACTCCCCCTTGCCCTGGGCTGGTCAGTGCCCAAGGTACTAAGCGTTCACTGCCCTGCTGACTCCCCGGGATGCCGGCTTAAGGGGCTGCCGCCTCCAAGGGGTTTGTAACTGGAAAATCCACACACAGCCCTGGCTTCTGCCAAAGTCGACACAACCGCCCAACACAGGCCACTGCATGTGTGTCGGGTCAGGTTTCAGCATTTCCAGGGGGAGTGCCCAAGGTGGTGACCTCATCAGCCTCCTACCGTGGGGGACCTCACGTGTACCTCCACGAAACCAAGGAGGGCACCCCCTCCCCCTGCTCGGATTTCCCATTGCAATCATCAGGCTGGCTCTCACTGGGCCGGTTGGGGTCACCTGCCACGCCAGAGCCAATCACTGGGGCCCTGCGGggtggaaaagaaaaaggagtgtCCAGGGTGGGCAAGCCCAGTCACATGTTCTTTATTAGGTAGGTGATTGGTTGGCAGGAAGGTTCAAATTCTGTTCTTAGCAAATCCCTCACTGTCCTcgtggccctgtttcccaccaGTAACAAGGACAGAGTCATGTGGGTCGCCTTCTAGACCTGCTGGAGGAGCGAATGAAACACAAAGTCCTAAACACAGTGAAGTCCTAAACACAGTGAAGTCCTcaactgtctgctgctgctgctgctctcacagCCTTTACAGAAGACACCTTCTATATTTTTCAAGggactttaaagatttatttgaaagacacagtgacagatcttccacctgctggttcactccccaaatggcagcaacagccagggctggctgggcctggctgaaaccGTGAATCAGAATTTCATATCTGGGTTCAGATACCCGGACCTTTCTCTCCTCGGGTGCATGAGCAGGACATGGGacaagaagcagagcagcgggaACACACACACGCTGAGACCCCCGCGTTACCATGCCGACCCCTACAAAGACAGTCAGGACCCCAAGCTACTAGAACCCCTCCCCTAGCTCCCATACCACCAAGGCAAGTTGCATCTGCCTGGCATGCCCAGTACTCTCTGACCTCACCTGCTTGGGTCTGGATCCCTGGCCACACACTGGAGtgccctcccacacacacccgtATGTGGCTTGTTCCCCTCTTGGATCATCCTATGTCCCCTTccactttgttttcatttgtaaccGATTGTCACAGCAGCCACGATAGCACACTTAACTTGGGCAGGGACCGCTTGTCTAAGTCCCCTCCCACTTCTGCATCCCCAGGATTTAGCATGGTGCCTGGCAGATGGTAGGGCTCCATGAACAAATGGGTGTGTTTCGGGGGGAGCCTGTTTTCCCACTAGTTGCTCCCCCAGGCTGACTTTGAAGTCCCTGGGGACAGGCTGTGTGAGTCACTGTGgatcagctgcagcagcaggtgcaatGCCACAGCCTCTAGGAGCAGTGATTTGAGTCACGGCTgttgcactttccatccaactcccagctaatgtgcctgggaaagcagtggcagctgGTCCCTGGGTGACTCTGGGGACACCACCGTGGCCTGGACTGCCTCTGGCCAGCTCAAGGCTGTAAGTTGCTCAGACGTTTTCGTACAACTTCCACAGCCACAAGGGGGCACTGTCCCGCCGCGCTCCCGGGGGTTGCAAGTGGGGTAAGGCCCCCAATCCgaaggcagcagccacagccctgcATGGGCTGCTCGGCCCACGGAGGCTGGTGAGCCAATAGGAGAGGAATGGAGCGCGCTCGGCAGTCACGAGAGGCGGGACTCGGCCTGGGGCGGACACCCAGCCCCATCTCAGTCGGGGGCGATGCCACCTTTGGTCTTAGGTGGTCCCAGGTCACACATGTAGGGCAAGGGTTTAGACTCCAGGCTTTCTGAGTAGGTGGGAAGTTGACCCCAAGTCTGTGGTTTCCCCAAGGGCCAGCGTCAAAGGGGGATGGGAAAATTGGCGGAGAGGAATCCGAGGGAGGGACCTTCCCAGTGATGGGTCTAGGAGCTCCAGAAACATCCCCCTCCCCGCTCCATCGGTGGGAATGCTGGTGGAGGGAGGGGcttggcacagaggtccaggtaGGTTTGATGGGTAGCCTGTGGTCCCAGCCATCTGTCCAGCGGCCCTGGTCCTCTTCTTGCTCACCTGTAGAGGTGAATACTTGAGGTCGCCTCTTTCCACTTGGTGGCACTAAGAGGTGGCCAAGGCAGCTTGGaacctcccctctcctctgtccCCAGGGGGAACACAGGGTCTGTAGGGTTCCGGGGGCACTGGGGGATGTGCAAACACAGGCTGTGTAAAGGACAGGCCTGGGAGAGGCGCCTGAAGCAGGTGCAGCGGCAGGAAGGGATATCTGGGCAgatggggcaggaggaagggtcCAGCCCGCACTTTGCCTCAGATGTCCCCACACAGCAGTGGGTTCCCTGGTGCTGGATTTCATGAACAAGTTAGGGGATTGTCACGGAGCCCTTGATGGCAGACTCTGgggtttgtttatatttttagaaaacagagagagagggagacagagacagacatcttttatccactggttcactccccacgtggccacactgggataggctgaagccagaagccaggagcatcttcctggtctcccccatggatgcagggtccccagactttgggccatcctcgactgctttccaaggagggaaagctggaagggaagatgagcagccgggacacaaacaggtgcccatatggcataccATCATCACAGACATCTACTTAGGGCATTGTGATGCAACAGTAATTACCACCACCAAccttttttaatgcttttctttctttctttctccttcctcccttccttcctccctccctccctccctcccttccttccttccttccttcctccttcccttccttttgaGAGAGGGAGCTCCCATCCTCTGGATCACTCCCTCAATGCCTGCCATGGCCAGGAACAGGAACCACAAGCCAGAGCTCCCATAAGGAGCAGGAGCCCAGCTCCTTCAGCCATCACTGTACgcctccccaccacctccctAGGGTCTGCAAGGTCAGGATCAGAGCCGGGAACTGCACCCAGCCCTGCAGCACGGCTCGCACGTGTAGGCTGTTGGTCAGACACCCAAAACCTGGGCTAGGCTCCCATAGCCTGATGTTTTAGTCAGCTGGAAGTAAGATGTGATGTCCAGCTTCTCCAGCAAACAGGCCTGGGCCTTGGGCATGTGACTCGACTTGTCCATCTATCAAATAGGGTTAGAATCCTGATTGCACACAATTACCTAATTTCAATGTGCTGCAAAGAATTAtctacatatctatatctatatatctatatatagatatatatagatgtaCTTTATGGGGgcagatgtgatggctcaattggctaatgttctgccctgcaaacaccagcatcccatcccacacaggcactgactgcttcatgtcccagccgctccatttcccatccagctccctgccccacccagctccctgcttatgcggaaggcagtagaggataggCCAGGTTCTTGGACCCGTGTGCCCATGTGTGAGAttgtgaggaagctcctggcttctggttttggatcggctcatctctggccatagCAGTCACTTGAATTACCAAGCACCCAGCTGGAAGAGTGAGAATCTGCGGGCACCATCAGAAGGGTAACTGTGCTGACACAGGACTAGGGAGCAGGAGCTTGGCTCCTGGTCTGTGGGAAGCAGAACGGGCTGCTCCATCCCAGACACGCCCCATCACCCACCCAGCAGGTGCTGACTGTGGCACCTGCTCCCAGGTTCCCTCCAAGAGGCCCCAATGTGGGGACACCCAGAAGCGAGTGCCTTGTCCGCTCTGcgcccccgccacacacacacaccctgtcttCCTGAGGGCACCGTTATAGTCTTCCTTTATTGACTGTCCTTATAGAATACAAATCTGCAAGTTTAGATACAAAACAAATCTGGAAATAAAAGATAGAAAAGTACCCGCCAGGCACCCCTCCCACTTCCTCCTGGCCCCCTCCCCAGCGGGCACTCACGTGAGGTAACTGAGCAActtcccctaccccctccccgCCTCTGGGCCTCAGTCATGACCCTCCAGCCTCGCCACCCCCACTAGCGCCCGTGGGCCAGGGGAAGACCGCCAGGGTGGGCACAGCATTGGCAGTGAACGCAGCGGTGGGCAGAAGGACGCCCTTAGCTTGTGCTGTGTGGGGGCGGGGAGACGACCAGACCCGGGGCGGGCATCTCCTGCAACCTGCCCAACCCTGGAGGGCGAAAGCTCAACAACAGAAATGGGGACGGGAGTTTGGGGGGCGCTGCGGATGGGCCGGGTTGGGGGGCACCACCTGCGTCTAGTGGGGAGCGGTTGGCAGTGCGTGCGCGCAGCGCGGTCCTGGGCCCCAGATCCCCGTCCTGCTGCAGGCTGGGCGTCAGTTTCGTGGTGGTTGTGGGGTGTTGGGGGGAGGGCAACAGAGAGACGGGTTTGCGGAGATGGTGAGGGGTGCAGGGCATCCAGGTGTGGGCAGCTCAGGGCGGCCCAGGCTACAGTTCGATCTCAAAGGTTTTCTGCAGATCGCCGGAGAAGGGGTTGGAAGGTTTCTCGGCAGTGGCCTTGCCTTCTAAAGCTGCCCACTGAGCCTCAAAGGGGTCCAACGCGGGCGCTGGGGCGGGCGCAGGCTCTGGGGGCCAGGGCGCCCCACTGGGACGTGGGCGGGCCTGGGTGCCAGGGACACTGGGTGGGGCAGAGGGTGGGAAGGCGCCAGCTTTCCCAAGCAACGTggcgggctggggctggagctgggctgcggAGCAGAAGGCATTGGCCACCATCTGCGAGGGTGTGATGCCCACCACGGGCATCCGGGGCATGGGTGGGTAGCCCAGGCCAGGGTAGGCGGGGGTAAAGGGAGGCTGCATGTGCGGGGGCGGCAGGAACATGGCCACCTGTGCAGGCGCCGTGTCGAAGGGCCCCATGGGAGCAGGGAAGGGCTGTAGGGCCGGAGGCATGGCAGGCATGGTGGGCATGGTGGGCACAGCTGGCACAGCGGTAGctgcctgctgttgctgctgctgctgctgctgctgggccttgGCCACCTGAGACACCTCCTCCAGCCACCGCTCAGCCTCTGATGGCGTCCGCTTGTGTCCAGGCTGGAAGGTGGCTGCGGGGGCCACGGATGGCTCACCCCAGGCAGAAGTGGCTggagagaaaggggagggcaCGTGAGGGACACAGGCTGCAGGGGCAGGACCCCCAGGCGGGAGCCTTGCAGCAGGTGCTGTGTCAGGCTCCAGCTCTGCCTGTCTTCAGTGGTGCCCACCTGGGCTGAGAGCTTTACCCAAGTCAGTCCACTTTCTGCAGTGTCAGGGAACTGGGcccaagctgggaactcaatacGGAGTCTCCCTCCTGAGTGGCAGGgcgcccagggacttgagccatcacctgctacctccctgggtctgggtctgcattagcaggcagctgggagtcaggagtcaaAAGCTAGACCACAGGGTCTAAACTGCCTGCTCCTGAGGAGCTGAGGCATGTGGTGGGCACCTGTGCCAGACCCACCCTgacccaaccccccaccccaagcAGAGAGGAGTGGGGTGGCACCTGTGGGGATGGGGGAAACGGCTCACCTGCTGCAGGTGCAGGCGGCGGGGGTTGCGCCGCAGGGGCTGGAGCTCCTGCACTGGCAAAGGACGAGCTGATCTGAGTGCACAAGGCATTGATGCCATCGCTGTCGCTGGCCCCTGGAGGCTCCATCTCGGGCACTGGACGGGCAGAAAGGGGCCAGCGGTCAGCCAGTAGACCAGGCTGTGCCGCTGGGCTCTCTCTAGCTCCATGTGCTGAGTTCCTGCATCTCCCAGCATGTGGGATGGGCAGGGGCACAGgtgcgtgcatgtgtgcacaGCCATGTTCACGTGGCATCTCTACGGCAATTGGCGGTATCTGGTGCCTGACGGGGACAAGGACCCCAGGGGCCCCAGACCCCAGACCTCAACGCCTGCGAGTGGCCACAGAGGAGACACTGCTGGTACCCCAGTGCCCCTCATCCATTATGAAGCTGGTCCTAGTGAGAGTGTGGCAAAGAGCCAGGTCCTGTCCGGTGGGTGTCGGCCACACCACTgagcagcccagccctgtctaCCCTACTGGCCTTGGCCCATCCCACCCATGGCAGAGGCAGAGATGTGACAACAGAGCAGTTGTGGTGACCTCCTGAGGGCTTGACACAGGCAGGGACCATGCAGCTCAACAGCTGGCCATGAGGGGGACTGCTGGCCCTGACCTGGCTGCTCCGCAGTTGGCAGCCCCCTCTCCCTAAGGCCACCAGGGGGCGCAAAGCAGGAGGAGGGCCACACACACCCTGGCCTCACCCACTGCTGGCTGGCACGGTGGCCCTCCCACTTGGCATAAACTCCTCCTCACTCTGGCCCAGGTTAGACATTAGCAGTCAAGCATGATACTTGTCCCTGCACTGAGCTTTCTTTAACGGCCAGTGCTGGGGCTGGCCAGACCTAACAGTTTCACAGGCCAAATGCTAGAAAGGCCAACGTCTTCCTTCCGTCCAAGCGAAACTGGACACTTGGGTCCGCTCTCTCCCACAGCCGCCTATGGTGGACACTGCCTAACCCTGTCCATGGCAGACATTACTGATGGATCAAGATGTGGTCTACCTCTCCCGTCTTTCTCCCTGGCAGACAGTGCTAATCAACCTCTCCTCCCATCCCggcctgctgcagcccctgcccGGGGATTCCACCGCTTACCTGTGCCCTTCACCTGGAAGTCAGTGCGGCGTTGCAAGGTGGACGGCAGCTCGTTCAGCCGCAAGCTCAGCTGCCGTTTGAAAGGTGAGTTCTTCTGGCTCAACGCTGGGAAGCCACGGAAGGAACCTTGGCGAACCAGCTGCTCCAGGGGCGCATGGCGCCGGGGGATGGCAGCTGCTGTGGTGCCCGCAGCCACCGGAGTGCCAGCCTCGCCCTTCTCACCCGGGGACGTGGTAGCCGGTGTTGGGGACACGTGTccgg
Coding sequences within it:
- the NUMBL gene encoding numb-like protein isoform X2, with translation MNKLRQSLRRRKPAYVPEASRPHQWQADEDAVRKGTCSFPVRYLGHVEVEESRGMHVCEEAVKRLKAMGRKSVKSVLWVSADGLRVVDDKTKDLLVDQTIEKVSFCAPDRNLDKAFSYICRDGTTRRWICHCFLALKDSGERLSHAVGCAFAACLERKQRREKECGVTAAFDASRTSFAREGSFRLAGGGRAAEREAPDKKKAEAAAAPAAAPGPAQPGHVSPTPATTSPGEKGEAGTPVAAGTTAAAIPRRHAPLEQLVRQGSFRGFPALSQKNSPFKRQLSLRLNELPSTLQRRTDFQVKGTVPEMEPPGASDSDGINALCTQISSSFASAGAPAPAAQPPPPAPAAATSAWGEPSVAPAATFQPGHKRTPSEAERWLEEVSQVAKAQQQQQQQQQQAATAVPAVPTMPTMPAMPPALQPFPAPMGPFDTAPAQVAMFLPPPHMQPPFTPAYPGLGYPPMPRMPVVGITPSQMVANAFCSAAQLQPQPATLLGKAGAFPPSAPPSVPGTQARPRPSGAPWPPEPAPAPAPALDPFEAQWAALEGKATAEKPSNPFSGDLQKTFEIEL
- the NUMBL gene encoding numb-like protein isoform X1, whose protein sequence is MSRSAAASGGPRRPEQQLPPAPGGALGPPETSRTEPDGAGTMNKLRQSLRRRKPAYVPEASRPHQWQADEDAVRKGTCSFPVRYLGHVEVEESRGMHVCEEAVKRLKAMGRKSVKSVLWVSADGLRVVDDKTKDLLVDQTIEKVSFCAPDRNLDKAFSYICRDGTTRRWICHCFLALKDSGERLSHAVGCAFAACLERKQRREKECGVTAAFDASRTSFAREGSFRLAGGGRAAEREAPDKKKAEAAAAPAAAPGPAQPGHVSPTPATTSPGEKGEAGTPVAAGTTAAAIPRRHAPLEQLVRQGSFRGFPALSQKNSPFKRQLSLRLNELPSTLQRRTDFQVKGTVPEMEPPGASDSDGINALCTQISSSFASAGAPAPAAQPPPPAPAAATSAWGEPSVAPAATFQPGHKRTPSEAERWLEEVSQVAKAQQQQQQQQQQAATAVPAVPTMPTMPAMPPALQPFPAPMGPFDTAPAQVAMFLPPPHMQPPFTPAYPGLGYPPMPRMPVVGITPSQMVANAFCSAAQLQPQPATLLGKAGAFPPSAPPSVPGTQARPRPSGAPWPPEPAPAPAPALDPFEAQWAALEGKATAEKPSNPFSGDLQKTFEIEL